Within the Papaver somniferum cultivar HN1 unplaced genomic scaffold, ASM357369v1 unplaced-scaffold_132, whole genome shotgun sequence genome, the region CCAGCATACAAGGATAGCGGTACCAGCGTCCTGATCTTAGCTACTCTTACTACTCTAAGCAACCAATCACCACCCAGAGGATGATGTGGACTATGGCATGTACTACCCTCTGAGCTATCCTTGTCTCTCTTTCATCGTatagagaagaaagattcttttgtACGCCCTCAGTCTACAGCTACACCGGCGCACAAGCTACGGTTGAGGTTCTTCAGGCGTCTAGTTCATTCTGTCATCCTTTCCCCTTCAACACGAGTGAGCTTGGGGCATTAGGATATAGTTGAAAAGGATTATTGGCTAAGGGACCTTTAAAGAAGGAAGCATCACATTGTTCCGAATTGGGGCCTAGTGTGCACTCATAGGCTGTTGGAAGCTCTCTCCGTCGGCTCTTAGCCCTTCTTCTGGAAGCCAAGGAACAAGAGCGTCTACTTAGAATCAGCTTGCAAGTCTGTGGCAGATATGCAACAGAAGGGAGGATACAAGGCATGTGTTTTTTTTTACACTGCGAGCTAGCAAGAGAAATTTGGTTCTACTTTATTAAGGCCTCTAAAATCTCATGAATAATTCAAAACACTGAAAGAATGCTGAGCTCTGGAAAGCACTGCGGGATGAGAGAAATTCCATAGGTTTCAGCAGGAAAGATAAATCAAGTCCTGATATAACATTGGAGGTTAAGGCTAGCATTGTATTATGATTTTCTAATTCAGACACATTTCACTTGCCCCCAAAGAGGTTAAGGCTAGCATTGTATTATAATTCATAGGGTAAAATTTATTTCCAGGATaatattgaaacaaagataaataaaaataaataaattagaggATAATATTTAAAacgaaagattaaaagaagaaggAACAAGACACCTAACTTATAGTTGAAATGCTTTAGTTGTTGTCATATTTCTGGTATGAGCTGAGCATATAAAAAGTAAATGTAATAATAGGATTACTATGTTTAGATGAAACATTAGTGGTTGTTTCTACCCAATCACTTTTCTAAAGTTAGGAATATATtgtcataattattatcatcatCTAACTAAAGATTGAAGGATTGTTTTTGCTTTTAGGGATGACTACTGAGATGATTGTTGATTTTGAAGGGTGACGAGTAAGATAATGTGTTGATCTCAACCAATCATGTATAGACATCTTCTTCCTATATAGAAATGACCAATAATTTTAGTCTTGAGCTTCTAGCTTCTAAGAGTGTTTGGGCTTTAGAAtggttaacaaaaaaaaaaaaagcttatgCTAATGGTATTGGGAAACTTTGTATTGGACCTTGCTAAGTAATTTATATGTTTAATTTACAATTTTTACATAGCTTTACTCGCCTGTTATGTGATGCTGAACCAGCTCTTCACTCGCCTGTTATGTGATGCTGTGTATTGCAAGCCTCTACCACTGACCTTTGCTCTGAATAGGGAGTAAGTAGTTTAACTGGGGAAAAACAAGCCCAAGAATACTTTGCAGATCATATGACTATAATTTGGAGTAGCACGTACTGTAATGCATATCTAAAGCTCTTTGATGCACCCAGGACCAACAATATTAGTCATTCTGACCTTTACATATCTAATGTACTAGTAACTAGCTAGTCTCAAATGTGGGATGTTACAAGAGGGAAACGTCGGATAAAAACATCGCTAGACACACATGGCTGGGCAGACTTAGCAAGAACTTCCATACATGCACATataatataataaaaatcgggcAAATGTGAAAGATTAACTGATTACGCGTTACAGAAGTAGTCGAACTTTAGATTTGGTGTAGAATACGCGCTGGAAAGTATGTTCGAAGCGACAATTGTATTAGCAGCTTCAGTATAATGAGTTCCATCCCAACTTATAAATTTAGCCCCCTCTTCACAAACGCCGCATTTTGGATGACCGCATATGTAGCTAGCATTGTAGTTATAAGGGCTCCCACCATGTCCGCAGCATGCCATTAAGGGACTCTTGAAACCTGAAAACAAGTACAGATAATAACATATGAACACACAGATTGCAACCGCAATAATTCATATTTGTTGCAAGATTTCGGAAAACTTACCATATTTGTTAGCATTGACAACGAGGTCGTACTTAAGCTTGAATATATCAACATAAACAATTGTTGTTCCCTTCAGTTCTGTTCTTAATTCTGCACAAAGTGCACGCAGTCCATCATTATAAACTTTAGCAGCATCGTTGTAAGTCCGAATACATCCATGTCGATCTAAAACTTTGATTTTCTGGCGAACTGATGTAAGCATTTGAGGTAGACACCCCAACGGTCCGGTGTTGTGGATCCAAAAATTCCTCCCACCTTCATCATATATAGTCTACAGCAAACCAAACAAAAGACCATCATGATACACCTTTCGACAGATTGGAAATAGAAACGAGAACACAAGTTTTGGACTCACTTGAATAGCGTCCTTAATCTCTGCGAGCATCTCGGGGATTTTTTTGACAACTCGAGCATAAGAAACATTTTTACGGAAGGTATCGGCAAGATCATTCTGTCCAATGTCAATATAATAAAGTGCGTTTTTGAATCCTTCTTCATCGATAACTTTTTGTGAACCTAAAATGAGACAACCATAACATTTATCCAGTTGTTCATTTACATAGTATAGAGAAAGGGGATTAAAATGAACACTTGCAATGTACCTTTGGTAGCAGCTAATTGAGAAGAGTGATTCTTGAAGTGTTGGAATTGCATGATTTGGATGTTCAAGGCAAACGGAACGGATTTCGGTAGAGTTGATGATCCTACAACAGCAAAATTAGCACCATTTGCAAAATCTGATCCTCTCATTGAATCCAGATATGGACTCAAATATCCCGTATTCAAACTTTCACCTACAAAATATATTTGACAGCACCCAGTAATTATGTTGTGTAACAATTTCTCACGGCAttaaaaacctaataaaacatcaAATTTTTATGACTGTTCAGTAGTTTCACCCACCAtatataaaacaacaaaatgataaTTTTCTTGAATTTATATATGACACTGGTCTCTTAGAGGTACCGTAGCCTGTTAAGTCCGTGACCAACTGACCATGATTGCAC harbors:
- the LOC113333115 gene encoding GDSL esterase/lipase At1g09390-like; translation: MVSLHQHPGSFTGMLMLVIFSVLISSSSSSKLQQKVNVCSKRNPVIFTFGDSNTDTGGLVAGLGFNVNLPNGRSFFRSSTGRLSDGRLIIDFLCESLNTGYLSPYLDSMRGSDFANGANFAVVGSSTLPKSVPFALNIQIMQFQHFKNHSSQLAATKGSQKVIDEEGFKNALYYIDIGQNDLADTFRKNVSYARVVKKIPEMLAEIKDAIQTIYDEGGRNFWIHNTGPLGCLPQMLTSVRQKIKVLDRHGCIRTYNDAAKVYNDGLRALCAELRTELKGTTIVYVDIFKLKYDLVVNANKYGFKSPLMACCGHGGSPYNYNASYICGHPKCGVCEEGAKFISWDGTHYTEAANTIVASNILSSAYSTPNLKFDYFCNA